A stretch of Solidesulfovibrio sp. DNA encodes these proteins:
- a CDS encoding DUF5681 domain-containing protein: MSDKSQGKQKRLPSTAWRPGESGNPRGCPSGSRHRVTKAIQELLDGEAEALTRKAVEKALDGDMVALRLCMERICPAPKDRPVRLTLPPMTTPDDLPRLTESLLAAVADGTVTPSEAAGVAALIEGHRRALEASDLEKRITALEAKGASAS, translated from the coding sequence ATGTCTGATAAGTCACAAGGAAAACAGAAAAGGCTCCCCTCGACCGCGTGGCGGCCAGGGGAAAGCGGTAATCCGCGTGGCTGCCCTTCCGGTTCCCGGCACCGGGTTACCAAAGCCATTCAAGAACTTTTGGACGGCGAAGCCGAGGCTCTGACCCGTAAGGCCGTCGAAAAGGCTTTAGACGGCGACATGGTGGCTTTGCGACTGTGTATGGAACGTATTTGTCCCGCCCCGAAAGATAGGCCGGTGCGCCTCACTCTGCCACCCATGACTACTCCCGACGACTTGCCCCGCCTGACCGAGTCCCTCCTCGCTGCCGTGGCGGATGGAACCGTGACGCCTTCGGAGGCCGCCGGGGTTGCCGCACTCATTGAGGGACACCGCCGGGCGCTTGAGGCGTCGGACCTCGAAAAACGCATCACCGCGCTTGAAGCGAAAGGAGCTAGCGCATCATGA
- a CDS encoding helix-turn-helix domain-containing protein produces MMTTQQAAGVLGIRPETVRQQIRAGRIKATKLGRDWFIEPGELERYHREHQQTGLTTRWKEAKAKQTTE; encoded by the coding sequence ATGATGACCACACAGCAAGCGGCGGGTGTTTTAGGGATTCGCCCAGAAACTGTCCGCCAACAAATCCGGGCTGGCCGGATTAAGGCCACCAAGTTAGGCCGTGATTGGTTCATCGAACCGGGAGAACTGGAACGCTATCATCGGGAGCACCAGCAAACCGGCCTGACCACCAGATGGAAGGAGGCAAAGGCCAAGCAGACCACGGAGTAA